Sequence from the Saccharopolyspora pogona genome:
TCGCCGGCACCGGAAGCCTTACCTGGTCCGACGGCACCACCAGCGACGACGAGATCACCTTCCAGACCGACCCCGCCAAGCCCAAGACCCTGGGCGGCAGCGCCACCATCACCCGCGGCACCCTGCAGGGCGACACCGTCACCTTCGCCGAGGGCGTTATCACCCCCAACACCGACTGCGCCACCGCGGGACTGTCCCGCCTGGACTTCCATCAGGCCACCAACACCTTCTCCTGATCGCCCGATGGGGCAGCACCGGGAGCGGAGGCAGGACGGTTCCATGGCCGCCGTCGTCATGCAGTGCGGGCGTATCCTTCCTGGCCACTGGCTACATCAATTTGCCGAGTGAGCCTCAGCTGACTCCACGAGCGAGTCAGCGATCTGCCGGAGAGAACCCAGCACAACCGACACCGCTCGCCGGGTTGTCTGTTCAGGACGAGCGAGGACGTCGACGTTGCGCACTGCTCGTACCCCTGCGAGCGGCCGCAGCGTCACAGCGGACCCGGCTGGTGGGCGGGCCGTGTAGCGCGGGAGCAACGCCAGCAGATCGCCGTGAGCAGCGACCATCGCCGCAGCGGTCGTGAAATCGTTGATCCTGTGCACCACCCGCATCGGTTGGCCTGCTGACGCTGCGATCACTTCGAGCATGTCGGCAGGCGAGAACCCGGCATGCGTGGAAACCCATGACTCGTTGACGAGTTCCGTTGGGCTAACAGACTCGTACTGGGCAAGGGGATGATCGGCACGCATCGCCACATCCATTGGCTCCCGCAGGAGGGGCACCGCGGTCAGTCGTTGGGACGGCCATGGATACGTGTGACTCATCCGGTGCGCGATGACGATGTCGTAGGACGCCGTCAGCGCCGGAAACGCATCCTGGGCGACGTCCTCGTCGACACATTCCACAGGAGGATGGTCAGCCCCGTTGGACATCGCGGCCAGTGCGGGAAAGAACGTGACTGTGGCGCTATGGAATCCAGAAACCCGGACGATTGCCGACAAGTCCCCCAGGTACTCGTCGACGGCCACCTGGGCCCGGGCCATTGCCGAGGCCACTGACACCGCGGCATTGGCCAATGCCCGACCGGCGTCAGTGAGCTCGACCGACCGGCCACGCTTGTGCGTAAGCGGCGCAACGAACTGGCGCTGCAAGGCCGTCAGCACCTGCGAAACGGCAGACGGGGTGACCGATAGCGCCCG
This genomic interval carries:
- a CDS encoding LysR family transcriptional regulator, whose product is MDLHQLRVLRELADHGSIAGTARALSVTPSAVSQVLTALQRQFVAPLTHKRGRSVELTDAGRALANAAVSVASAMARAQVAVDEYLGDLSAIVRVSGFHSATVTFFPALAAMSNGADHPPVECVDEDVAQDAFPALTASYDIVIAHRMSHTYPWPSQRLTAVPLLREPMDVAMRADHPLAQYESVSPTELVNESWVSTHAGFSPADMLEVIAASAGQPMRVVHRINDFTTAAAMVAAHGDLLALLPRYTARPPAGSAVTLRPLAGVRAVRNVDVLARPEQTTRRAVSVVLGSLRQIADSLVESAEAHSAN